Genomic segment of Glandiceps talaboti chromosome 17, keGlaTala1.1, whole genome shotgun sequence:
attgtgacctgtaaagtgttagattgtgacctgtaaagtgttagattgtgacctgtactgtgttagattgtgacctgtacagtgttagattgtgaTCTGTACAGTGtaagattgtgacctgtacagtgttagattgtgacctgtacagtgttagattgtgacctgtaaagtgttagattgtgacctgtacagtgttagatttgacctgtacagtgtaaaattgtgacctgtacagtgttagattgtgacctatacagtgttagattgtgacctgtacagtgttagattgtgacctgtaaagtgttagattgtgacctgtaaagtgttagattgtgacctgtacagtgttagattgtgacatgtacagtgttagattgtgacctgtacagtgttagattgtgacctgtacagagttagattgtgacctgtacagagttagattgtgacctgtacagtgttagattgtgacatgtacagagttagattgtgacctgtacagtgttagattgtgacctgtacagtgttagattgtgacctgtaaaGGGTTAGATTGTGATCTGTAcagagttagattgtgacctgtacagtgttagattgtgacctgtacagtgttagattgtgacctgtacagggttagattgtgacctgtacagagttagattgtgacctgtacagagttagattgtgacctgtacagtgttagattgtgacctgtacagtgttaAATTGTGATCTGTAcagagttagattgtgacctgtacagagttagattgtgacctgtacagtgttagattgtgacctgtacaggGTTAACACATAAAATGCTTTATTACGACAATAGGCTGACGATCGATAAAGCTTATGTGAGTTTAAGATTGTGAGGTTAAAACATAAAATGCTTTATTAGGAACACTAAATCATATCATGTTATCATAATTATCTGGACCatagattttaattttattatgtCCGTGGTTCTCGCCTGAATATTCTGTACACCCGTTTGCATTATGAACTGTTTTGCTTTACTTTCTTGTGTAATACAGTttaaacaaatttaatattaaaGAACATTGAAGAATATTAAAGATGGCTAAAAATATAGTTGATTTTGGTTCAATAAGATGACATAGCTAATgcagaaataaatacattgtaaacaaataaataatcattttcttttcaaatttaaaatagcAATTACACAAAAATTGCTAATCATTATCAGTAGTAACAGTACATATCGTTAatagcagacacaacatatgtACAAACATCGTAGCAGAAGGACTTCTAACTAGCGAACTGGCAGTAACCATAGATtccgacgacgacgacgacgacgacgacgacaacaacaacaacaacaacaacaacaacaacaacaacaacaacaacaacaacaacaaaagtgaTAGTGATAATAGTGGCGTgttacatatttaaatgttaaTTTGTTCAGTTTGTCAACAATGTAGAGATTCAATGAAGTCCTGCTACCTCTACCGATAGttgaactgtacatgtaagtttataCATATAAACAAACTTGGCTGACTTGCACCTTATTGTCACCAATCAGTTGATGTGTgtctttataaaaaaattatccAAGTAAAATTTGCTAAAAAAATCTTAAACATGTGACTGTGAAGTCTTTTATTACACATCTTTAGTTTAAAGCATGACTTCCCAGATATGGGCCCTGTCCACTGTAACAATACCAACAATACCTTCTTTAGATAGGGGCTCTTGCTACTGGAGATAGCATAATGTGCATTTTAGCCTAAGATTCTGCATATCAGAATTGAGATAATATATTATGAGtattcattatacatgtacaataaaaatgatgttgatacaaaataattcaaacaaTGTGTATAACATTATTTACACATGTTTTGGAATCAATGCACAATAACAGACTATTGACAACTGTGGCACGCCCCATATATTCTgtataacattttcaaaatatttcaaagaatcACTCATACTTGACCACCAACAGGCTATTTGATTCTGACATTCAACCATTAAGGTCAAGGCCAAGGTCAACCCTATTACACTGGGATAGAAAAATGAACTGGATTTTGTGAAGTACGATGTGTGAAAGTAgctttattttgacatttaaagAACTATCATCTTTGCGCCAGGTTTGAAAGCAATCGACTTGTGCATATGTCAGAGACATGGCTGGACACGCATGCACGGCCGTACGGTCATACAGACGGAAGCCATTCCTAAAGGCATGCTATGAATCGCTTCACTTAGTGAAGATGGCAAGTCCATGTAAATAGcgaaataacataaaatatcaaaatatttgaaacttAGATTAAAAATAGACTAAGGAATATTTCTATATTACTTTCAGTTACATTAAATGGAATTTTAAATTAGTCACCCCTTGTCACCATGTCGACAAtatattatgacgtcatacatgTGTCGCAACGTAATCCTGATGACGTCACCAATAATTGATATTCTCCGGTCACTGTAATCCATGTCTGCATCCAATAAAGCGATGTGAAAAATTTTGTTTATATAAAAATCATGGTTTTACAGGAAGTTTTGGTGGATGGAGAAATATTAAACTAGATGACagtcaaacaaaatattgtaggaaatattgtttttgaatttcaatAGGGGATTTTTATGTCACAGCTTGGTCGTCATGATCTGTTACATCGTAAAGGCTTGTATAAAATCAGAATTAGGTAAAATGCAACGTGTGTGGCAACATATGTTGCAATCCTTCTGTTAAGGGGATCGCCGACTTACATATATCAGGATATTCCATATATTCATAGGGATGAACAGGCCCTGGAATACATATTAAGAATTCAAATTGTTCGTATCCTCCCCCAGAAGTAAATTAGGTTGTCATCAAGTTAACAAGACAAATCATGTATGACGACGGCGGATGAATAACGACATTTTTGACTGTCGatcaaaatcatttatttattcaaacatAAACATACTGAAGTCAGTCGAAATATTAACTGATAGCAGAATGGAAATCGTAACGATCACCATGGTTTTTAGAATATCAGGTAAGGGAACAGAAAAGTTAAGAATTGAGCAGTGAAAATTACAATAAGCTCGGCTTTAATGGTTCTTGGTTTTTAACATATTTGGAATGATGAGAGGAACTGAGATGGCAGGACAGATTTGGAAAATCCGCCATTTCCAAACGATGCATTTTAGAGACGAGGTCTCGACTTCAAATACTTCTGACAAATTTAGAGACCCACGAGTAACCGCGCACATCAATGACAGTATGACGattggtagtacatgtattacctaacTTTAAGTTGAcataattattattgttattggcagtatagtggtacatgtattacctaacTTTATGTTGATATGTTATTATAATTTAAGCAATCAGTGGCAGCCTAAAGCATTTACACGTCACGATATGTAATGAGTGACAAGTTTAATCCTCATCGTCAGTCTCGTCAACTGATATACCTTTATCAGTTATTACACCACGAAtcattcatacatatacatgtaatttatatatagataggtGTGGAAGAAAGCAAACTTGCTATGTTCGTTTCCCTTATCTTATTACTCAATATATTTTCGATGAGCTTGGTAATAAAGAAATTAATCTTCATACTTTATTTTCTCCACATCTTTGAATTAAGATGACGTATGTTGATTGCACTCTTGTATGGTTCTTCCATACGAGAACATGTTTAAAATATCTAGGGCAAAAAATTTCCATTTGTTAGTTACTTTTTACGAAATTTGAATATACCTCAATTAGTATTACGTTTACAAATTTAATTAGTAAAAAGTAACTACCTCCTTTaggaaaataaattaaatcaaagccaaattcatttaaattttcaaatatgacAACTCATcgtatgcaaaaaaaaaatcaaaaccacgtcacataatttgtatattcaaAATGGTGGTCCCTGTCAGCTGTTACTTAAAACAGACAATACATGAAATGTCAGTAATATTTGTACGTGTCAAAGTCCACACCACGATTAATCTGTCAGCAGATAAATACACCATAGTTCAATATGACCGAGGTAAAACTTTGTTAAAATTAAGGCAAAATACACCAAATTTGACTAGTGTACACTTTGGTAATTGTGGACCATGTTCATATTTTTTCGATTGTTTATTAGTTGTTGTGGATATAACAAAACCTACAGACTGCTTGCAACTTTTATACAAAAGTAACCACAAGAAAGGTCtttaaaatgatacaattttattatttctcctgcatttttatattttctataCATTGATTAACGGTAAAAGTTTAAAGTGTGTCACAGAATTTCAGAAATCAAATTTTGTTGATGAAAAGCAGGCGACAACTTTAAAATTCTCTTTAGGGTGTAGTGGTGTACTTTCCATGACGATGTCatcactttgacctttgaccctgtaTGCTCTGAACATAATCCGTCAGCAGCTGTAGCCATTTATAGTTTGCTATATTCAGAGATTATAAAATCTGGTCGTTGTGAAAGCGATACAAATCACCCAGAGCAGTATCATCATGGTACTTCGACACATCAGCAGCACAGTTTTTACAATTAGAAATCGCCATCTTGAATCACCATTGATGAAAATACCATTCAGTAATTTCTTATCATAACAAGACTTTGTGGTAAGATGAATTCGTTTTTGCCTTTTTTTCTATGTAAGAAAAAGTTGTCCTCGTATTTTCTATTTTGACAATGCTTGTGTAAATTTTGACGGACTTTTTAAACCTAACAGTATACGTGGGAAGTGACGTCATGCCCATAGTGACTTGCAATCGTTTGAAGTCACGCATTAAATCGCTTACGGATAACATTTTTCACACCAGATAAAACGGAACTGTTAACACAAAAAGAGGAACCAGTAGTACATTCAGCTTTACCAATAAGACGGTGGCACTTTTATTCATAACTTTGTTCTGACGATATTACATTCGTTTGAAGTGACACTTAATTAGATATATTCCTACTTTAACTTGCTATGCTAGACTTGTTGTAAGTAAGTAAGAACATTATATATACGACAGTATTTGTCTAACGATTTAACGCTGTTTTCttcatttaatatttgtttgggcaaaaatatttataaactaCGATTACTGTATGTCAACGTGTTCAAGTGGTGAGAAAGCTGACGTTATTGACAGTCTGTGCATATGTTGATCAAtgttctatctatctatctatctatctatctatctatctatctatctatctatctatctatctatctatctatctagccatccatccatccatccatccatccatcaccaccaccaccaccaccaccaccaccaccaccaccaccaccaccaccaccatcatcatcatcatcatcatcatcatcatcatcatcatcatcatcatcagcagcagcagcagcagcagcagcatcagCATCAGTATATTTTAGTGAATGTTAACATTGACGAATATATTAACCCATATTTGTATCAGATTAACTTTATTTGGGATCTCTTTTACTTAAGtaaatttttacttttatttttgaatcaGGACTGAAGGTCCACAAAGGTGTACCCGTTATGAATAATGGTCAATGAGAGAGACAGGTCTAGACATCACTACAGTACAACCATGAGGCTTCGAAGATTATTTATGTCACCCAGCAAGTTCCTTCTGACTGCTGCTACGGTATCTGCCTTCTGTTTTtacctatatacatgtagcctgAACGCTACTTCTACATTTGCTGGGACTTATTTGGAACAGCGCTTGGAAAAATTCGCTCCGGACTTGAGCATTCCTGTAAGCACGAATGAACTTAGTGCAGAGTCCGGGCTACCACTGAATTTAAACTACACACGGAATCTTACAAAGTTGATTTTTAATCGTGTTGGAAAGTGTGGAAGCCGAAGTCTCGTCCACACAATAGACATAATTGCGAGAAAGAATAATTTTCCTCATATCAAGAGTAATGTGTTTACTCAGAAACGATTGAATGACCAGGACCAAGCCGAGTTCGTTGCCGAGGTTGACGTTTTACAACCACCCTATATCTATAACCGCCATGTTGATTATGTCGACTTTTCCCGATTTGGTTCCGAACAGCCGATGGGTATTAATTTGATTCGTGACCCATTGGACAGAACAGTCTCGTTCTACTACTACTCCAGATTTGGTGATGGGTTGACGCAAAGAATGCCTAGCAACGTACGAGATGTAAATCTAACATTTGATGAATGCGTTGTCAAGGAGTATGAAGAATGCAGTACAAACAACACATTCCGTATTATTCCATACTTTTGTGGTCAGGAAGAAATTTGTCGAGTGCCTTCCCGAGGAGCTTTGGAAACAGCTATGCGTCACGTCATCAATGATTACGTATTCATTGGAATTTTGGAAGATTTCAACAACACCTTATTGGTACTTGAAAACGTAATCCCACAGTTCTTTGGGGGCGCTATGGATGCATACAAATCGGTGTTGGAGAAGGGGGATGTGCAGTCATTCAAATCAGTGTCAAGGAAGGAACCTTCAGAGGTTGCTAAGACCATTATGAGAGAAAGACTTGCATTAGAGTACGAATTCTATCACTTTGTTAAAAAACGGATGGAACTCATCAAAAAACAATTAGGTTTATCTTGATAGCATTAACCGCTCAGACGGTCAAAATCGGCATCTGAGGAACTTTCATGAAGCTACTTAAAATTGACCTGCAAAAAATACCAATTCAGTTTTGACATCAATGAAATGACTTGACATGTATTAGTGGGGTAATATTTAGCTAAAATACATAAATCACTGTGggatgtaaacatttcaaagagTAATTTAAATCTGTTTGGTGACAAGAAGTCACGTGTCAGTATTACACGTGCGCTGACGGCTGTCTA
This window contains:
- the LOC144448261 gene encoding uronyl 2-sulfotransferase-like, with protein sequence MVNERDRSRHHYSTTMRLRRLFMSPSKFLLTAATVSAFCFYLYTCSLNATSTFAGTYLEQRLEKFAPDLSIPVSTNELSAESGLPLNLNYTRNLTKLIFNRVGKCGSRSLVHTIDIIARKNNFPHIKSNVFTQKRLNDQDQAEFVAEVDVLQPPYIYNRHVDYVDFSRFGSEQPMGINLIRDPLDRTVSFYYYSRFGDGLTQRMPSNVRDVNLTFDECVVKEYEECSTNNTFRIIPYFCGQEEICRVPSRGALETAMRHVINDYVFIGILEDFNNTLLVLENVIPQFFGGAMDAYKSVLEKGDVQSFKSVSRKEPSEVAKTIMRERLALEYEFYHFVKKRMELIKKQLGLS